The region tgccctctaacaaatgataggttcgatatggcctggaaaaacctgtgcgaaaggtatgaaaagaagcgtatattagtcaacacgcaattgcaaattctttttaatttaaagaaggtagagagtgagtgtgggagcgcgttaaagaaattacatagcgatataaacaattgtctatcgtccctcaagtgtcacaaaatcgacacatctaattgggatgcaatactaacatatttgtgttcgacaaagttaccggaaagtaccccggctctatgggaacaaagcatagaccataaaatggacatatctaaatgggaaggtatggacaaatttctatcaaataagtttcagacactggaaacagtgtctggtttcaCCGGCACCaacgcccaaaagggacaaaagccagcgaatactcggcatacaaccgaaacccccataaaaagacttggtgccttccaaacgaaggtatcaaaacctacTTCAAAATCGACAGCaagggttttttgtaaaatgtgcaaagctgaacacaggttaaggaattgtccccgattctgtgatctgaccccagtggagagaatcaacttcatcaaatccacggagggatgcctgaactgcttatccccaggacacacagtgacgaggtgctccagttcgtacaactgtgccaaatgccattctcgtcaccacacgctcctgcatgcggatacagttcagcaaactACGAGGCGCAATCCTTTTAAAGATAcggataatatcccgtcaacttcagcacaagcacaaagaagacaggaatcagggcaaccaaattcttctgcgaaccagaatgtaaaatcctgtcatgctcaTTCCAggacaggcgtgctattaggaactgctcgcgtacacatccaccataatggtaccgacttctcagcgcgggcattaattaattcagggtctgaatgttccttcatgacagaaagactcaAACGCAcaatcaatttgccggcaaggaaaatgcatgccgaTGTTTCAGGCATCGCcaatgcagtatctgctcaagttaaagaggcatccaccatcgagctacgttcaccagtggatccatgcttcagcttgactactcctgttctaaATTTAGCCAAACTagctgggaatctgccatcctgccatatcgaaacaatgactatgcaggcattcccagacttagttttggcagacaagaggttctacgtcaatgaagatgtagacctcatacttggtggagatatatatccccaaattatactaagcggtctaaaaaagaaggtacttaatacacttctggcccaagagacagtgttcggttggatactaaccagtcgtattgaagcaccgaatccaacgaagagcatcgtgtcattttacaacgaggtcgcgttggacaaccaactaaaagcctTTTGGGAGTTGGAAAATGTACCGAAAATTAAAAGCCCTAGCGACGATGACAGATATTGTGAAAAATTATATAGAGGAACCACAAAGAGAAATGAGGATGGAAGATATGCCGTTTCACTCCCATTTAGAAGGGAATACCCGGAAGAACGAAAATTAGCAGGGTCCCTTAAACGCGCATGCTCGCAATTCTATCGAAATGAAACGCGGTTAACGAAAAATCCGGAGTTAGGGAATGAATACATGAGGGTACTTTCAGAATACCAGACGCTCGGACATATGCACAAAATTAAGGGCACAGTCGCAGCAGATGACcgtgataattatttcctgcacCATCAAGCCGTGGTAAAGGCGGAAAGCACAACTACTAAAGTCCGGGTCGTTTTAAACGCTTCAAGTCCGACTGCTAATGGTACaagtctgaacgacgttttgCTCCCAGGCCCGGTACTCCAAGCAGATCTCCCGACTTTCATCATTCGTTGGAGACTTTATCGCTATGTCTTCAACAGtgatatagagaaaatgtataggcagatttggatGAACGAtaatcataccaaatttcaacgaattatttttcgaaaagacATGAACGAACCAATAGGCCTCTACGACTTAAAAACGGTAACCTTCGGAGTTAATTGTGCCCCTTACCTTGCTATAAGAACGCTGTTACAGTTGGCTGACGACGTACAAAGTTCCCATCCCACTGCATCAAACATACTCCGGGAATGtgtgtatgtagatgacgtcctCGCAAGAGGACACAACCTCACCTCCACCATTATGGCAAGAAACGAAATTCGACAGGTTTTACATTCGGCAGGGTTCATATTACGAAAGTGGACCTCAAACTCGGAGGAGGTTTTCAAAGACATCCCGAaatcggatctgctcagcgaggacttcttagcctttgaagacaccagcaccgtgaaAGCATAAGGTATAAGGTGGAACTCACATGCtgacttattttatttcaaagcggAATCAATAGACAACCCTAACATGCTAACAAAAAGAGAGATCCTGTCAGTTATTGCCAAACTCTTTGACCCGTTAGGGTGGCttgccccaatggtcatagtggcaaaaataattatgcaaaacatttggttaGAAGGTACAGGGTGGGACGAGCCAGTCTCACCAACGAAATTAGAGCGgaggaaaaccttcacccaagaTTACCCGGAGATAGATAGGATTCGAATACCATGTTGGGTACAATTCTCACCAGAAGACGAGGTTGAAATctacggcttctgtgacgcgtcggaGAAAGCATATGCAGCAGCCGTGTACATGCGCGTCAAAAAAGAGAATTATGTTTATCACACCtacttatggcaaaaaccagAGTCGCACCAGTGAAGACAATCTCCCTCCCACGTCTGGAACTTTGCGGTGCAGTATTGCTCGCGGAGATGATTGACTCAATCTGTAGGAGCATCAAATTAGGACCAATCACCATTCATCTATGGACTGATTCCAGCATTGTCCTCGCATGGCTAcggaaaccgccctgttcctggtccacctttgtcgcACACCGCATCacgaagatcatcgacatggtcggaagcaAGGACTGGCTACATGTGGATTCAGAATCAAATCCGGcggatttaggaagcagaggCCTACCAGCGGGTGAAttagtcaacaattcgttgtggtggcagggaccatcTTGGTTGCAAGAGGACAACATCCAATGGCCAGTACAGGAAACGGACTACCATACATCATATGAGGAGAAGAAAGTGAAAGCACAGTCGTATGCCGTCACACAGGCTGAACAAGAAGATATACTCGATCGTTTTTCAGACTTGCCACGAGCTCTAAGAGTCCTATCCTACGTTAGGAGATTTataaaaagaacgcatcctaaaacaaaaacggtatgcCACGAAAAGTGGTGAATAATCTCAGCCGaggagattaaggcaacgactcaagcactaataaaagtatgtcagaaaatatcctacggtacagaatacttgaaattaaaaaatagggaacctattgatcggaagagtgaaatcctgacgggatattatccgcgtctttaaaAGGATTGCACcacgaagggcaatacaaaagaaTAGTTCATTCGACAAATTTTTCgcctcgtccaaaacgaagattttatattttttctttatattttttttcaacataaaattttttggcaataaatAAGTAAAgaactaaatatttattttaaacgtTTAATCATGACAATGTTTTAcattaaaacatacatacatattcatatgtaCTCGCACCTACATATTTGCATACGAACTAAGTATAATTTGTTAATTATTCATGAATGAATGTTGCCTTTTGTTTGGGTTTAAATTTGATCTCACCAATTTCACGTACAATCGGCTTAATATGCGTACAAATTTTTGGTCGTTGATTAAGTTCCATTGAAGCTTTCGAttttttataattcaaaataTTCATAGCATTTTGACGTTGTGCGTAGAATAAATCATCATAGGGATTAACTTTTTTATCTGTTATAACTGTATCAGTTCCAGCAATGCTCATTGTTTTGGAAGTATCGCCAACAACTTTGACCTCACCACCATCACCATTACCTGCACCTTTATTGGCATCATCTATAACCATTCTTTGCACTACATTACGTAATTCCTCGCGTATCACTTctgtattaattttaaatttcttagcTTGCAAATGACGCAATTTTGGTACCGTTTGTAGTACCGTTGAAATACGTTCCTCATTTAACATTTCCACAGTTACTTCGATCTCTTGATTGTCGTTATCGTCGTCGTCCGGCAAAGATTCTGCACTGGTTGTTGAGCTCTTACCATTACCGATACGTGATTTATCTTTTAAGCAACGTTCGATTAAAGCATCGATCTCTTCTTTGCGTATAAATTGATCGGTAACGCGtaattcttttaaaatattttgaacttCTTCGCGCACCAAACTTGTTATTGAGTAATTATTGTAGAAGTTCTTTTCCGAAAGGCTTGTGCTCGAGTGTGAGCCATTAAAATCCATCATTGTTTTAAAGATTTGTTGTGTCAATGGTATCAAACGTAATTGACTATTCCTTGGCGTACGATGATCTTTCGCTAAGCTAATTAAAGATCCTGCGTAGTTTAGCtctatttgttgttgctgttgcttggGTAGCTTTTGCTTTGCAGAATGGAAATCCCTTTCCATATACTAAATAATTCGCACGTTAATCTCGCTTTTATTGTTTGTCGTCCTTTTTGTTAAtataattaattgatttttttcccctagatttttaaatttttgtcacactttaaatttagcttttcaAACTTTATTGACAAAtgactttaaaattttataaacacacGTTCGAGATTTGAAATTTATTTCCTTTTCTAACGTAAAATTCAAAgctatatttctaaacgtatggTAAAAACTACTGCGATCGTATTAGAAATCAAAGGCagttccattgtaaattttacgcacagttctcgactcagtttcaaaaacaactttagattatttaattcaaattttaaagggaGATAATCCTTGCCAATTTATGTATAcggaatatatatggcgtttttgttgttattaaaacaatagttttatttatattaaagcttttatcattttttttttaactttgaaaaaactccgaacactattccttcattatatgacattcgactgcctagtccactgccttccactctattcgcaacataacctctacttaagctgccaaactatatagtaaacaatgggcagttctgtatgatagacaaccctctaaattatgcatgcagaacttgtcagaataacggaaaacgtcaacgggatgagaacacctgaaaaTTAATTCCATCATGGCGTCtatccatgattcaattactagattTTTGTTCTCCAATTAAGAGAGagttttgacactcccaaattgaaaaatctggacgggttggttttacgaagtaaggaaaacggggaataattcaatccccttcagtgaaattgtagtagacaagtatctttggtagtatattagtagtgataataaatttgtaaatgccaaaagtttttggggaaataattaataataattaataattaattttcgtgacaaatcctgaattgggaaaattttgaaaaatattttgagatagcatgattttgaacaaGCAGCCgactactcagcagccgcaatgaactgacaaaaacaaaaataaaagaaaatggcttattgtcttagaactttatacctaccttgactttgacagaagagttaagcttttgttcggtcctgctacacagggagtattcacctttttattctgaaatttcggaaagctcttttccgttaagtattcatggaagcgttccggataaagcgttaatttagaatattcgtaatacgttcatttgatactacttCACGAGgtcgaatatgcataatattccaaatataagccgattctccaaattctaaAATGGATACGAATGTTCcaaacatacggaattaatagaacagaaggtcgacttttaatacgcgcccaaaaatatttagagaagtgtcaaaagaggcgtattgacctcgataacaataattcgaaggcggtaatcaaaattttagctcgttaaaaaaatattgacgaaaaaccgaaaaatgtccCCGGGTTGGATTTGCGGCCTCGCGTCGGTTGggtgggctttggagggtattaatccgttgcgtattattattatttcgatGCACACTCAGATAAAAACACTTTAAAGGCTTAACTACAAGAAATACGGTTGTATCTGAAATTTTCTTCCCATAAGCTTTAAATTCCCCTTTTAAGATTGCGGGATAAAAGCTGAAGAATTAATTTAAATTGTATTTTGACCTTGTGACCCACAATGACACTGTCAAGGCCACCAATCATTCCTTATGAATCTAAAAAATCTGTATGTGATGCAATGAATTCCTATGCAGTGATTTTTTTAAACATACTCCTTTTGTGTGAATGAAGAATTACATACAAACTGGTTTATCTGAACATAAGCATAGAGATACAATACTTGTTTTAGTAGTTATTAACATTTCAATGAACTTTATTATGAAGCAACGTTTTCCATTTTATTATTCTGTTTATTGTCTTTTTAAATAGTTCAACCCTTATGATTACATTCATAAATATAAAGAGAAAACAAATTAACAAAAGAAATCGAGACAATTACTACCCATCGAAGCTGTGCTGTCTTCTTCTCAGTATGCCTAGTCTCTAGTAATCAACGAGTTTCTTTAGCTTTGGTGGTGCAGATATTACGTGAGTAGTATAAACCAACCATTTTCAACATTTTCCATTTTTACTAAGTTGCGATTTTGTCATTGTAATTAATATTCGCAAATTAATAGTTTCCATAAATGTGAATTTACCAAGAGTGAATtgtcgatttcattaattttgctCTTTAATCAATATAACTTTTTCTGAAGCTTTAACGCGCTCATCCATGCGCATTTGGATTAATAACATTAGAATTGTACGCTTTGAATTGCGAGTATACTGTGATATAATTAGCTTTCCTGACGAACGGGAAGTCTGTGAGTGCTTCACCTGCATGAACAAATATTGTGAaatatttatcttttataaataaattgtaactactcggtattaattcttctctttttatttcttatatttgCGTGCGATAGCGCCctacgacacgggtgccacattcctTCCGCAaacagaatattttaaaagggagtgggccttagttctataggtggatgccttttcccaatatcgttataaaggtggaccaggattaactctagaatgcttttgtacaatatgaggatcaaacgaaaggtgttaataagtattttaaaagggaatgggccttagttctatgggtggacgccttttcgggatatcaccataaacgtggaccagggg is a window of Eurosta solidaginis isolate ZX-2024a unplaced genomic scaffold, ASM4086904v1 ctg00001068.1, whole genome shotgun sequence DNA encoding:
- the LOC137235778 gene encoding uncharacterized protein; translated protein: MERDFHSAKQKLPKQQQQQIELNYAGSLISLAKDHRTPRNSQLRLIPLTQQIFKTMMDFNGSHSSTSLSEKNFYNNYSITSLVREEVQNILKELRVTDQFIRKEEIDALIERCLKDKSRIGNGKSSTTSAESLPDDDDNDNQEIEVTVEMLNEERISTVLQTVPKLRHLQAKKFKINTEVIREELRNVVQRMVIDDANKGAGNGDGGEVKVVGDTSKTMSIAGTDTVITDKKVNPYDDLFYAQRQNAMNILNYKKSKASMELNQRPKICTHIKPIVREIGEIKFKPKQKATFIHE